The following proteins come from a genomic window of Natrinema saccharevitans:
- a CDS encoding cupin domain-containing protein, which produces MERVSLTDREPAEAADGVHLALLAGTDSMNVQHFAIEPGAVVEEHSHPHEQTGYICAGELTFLVDGDDRDASGDRQSAGPAGRKEIVCGPGDSYAIPGGQPHAAENRGDEVVRGVDIFSPPRENPNWRGE; this is translated from the coding sequence ATGGAACGCGTCTCTCTGACCGACCGCGAACCGGCCGAGGCCGCCGACGGCGTCCATCTGGCGCTGCTTGCCGGCACCGACTCGATGAACGTCCAGCACTTCGCGATCGAACCCGGCGCGGTCGTCGAGGAACACAGCCACCCCCACGAACAGACCGGGTACATCTGCGCGGGGGAACTGACCTTCCTCGTCGACGGCGACGACCGCGACGCGTCGGGCGATCGCCAGTCGGCGGGCCCCGCCGGGCGAAAGGAGATCGTCTGCGGTCCGGGCGACTCCTACGCGATTCCGGGCGGCCAGCCCCACGCCGCGGAGAACCGCGGCGACGAGGTGGTCCGCGGCGTCGACATCTTCAGTCCGCCGCGGGAGAACCCGAACTGGCGCGGGGAGTGA
- a CDS encoding GNAT family N-acetyltransferase: MTDRPLEVRIADADREREDAFAVRREVFVAEQGVDEELEYDDHDETATHFVAYDRAEPIGAARLREYEDGVGKVERVAVLESHRDEGVGRALMDALERRAADEGLTTLKLHSQTRAADFYRELGYERRGSVFEEAGIPHVEMRKSLA, from the coding sequence ATGACCGATCGACCGCTCGAAGTCCGGATCGCCGACGCCGACCGAGAACGCGAGGACGCCTTCGCGGTCAGACGGGAGGTGTTCGTCGCGGAACAGGGCGTCGACGAGGAACTGGAGTACGACGACCACGACGAGACGGCGACCCACTTCGTCGCCTACGACCGCGCGGAGCCGATCGGCGCGGCTCGCCTTCGCGAGTACGAGGACGGCGTCGGCAAGGTCGAACGCGTCGCCGTCCTCGAGTCCCACCGCGATGAGGGCGTGGGTCGCGCGCTGATGGACGCCCTCGAGCGTCGGGCCGCCGACGAGGGGCTCACGACGCTGAAACTGCACTCCCAGACCCGCGCGGCCGACTTCTACCGCGAACTCGGCTACGAGCGCCGCGGGTCGGTGTTCGAGGAGGCGGGCATTCCTCACGTCGAGATGCGCAAGTCGCTGGCGTGA